The proteins below come from a single Bacillus horti genomic window:
- a CDS encoding NAD-dependent succinate-semialdehyde dehydrogenase has product MKKAKLFINGDWCDPVSSDEVLTIRNPATGETVGEVASAGKEDVQKAIDGASEALEGWARLTAKKRSELLYKWYQLILDHQEELAHCITKEMGKPYKEAQGEVVYAAGFVEWYAEEGKRVYGETIPAGDQDKRILVLKQPVGVVAAITPWNFPAAMITRKIAPALAAGCTVVIKPSSDTPLTAVRLMELAQEAGFPRGVIQLTPGSASAFSETCMKDERVRKVTFTGSTEVGKILMEQGSEQLKKLSLELGGHAPLIVFDDADLDKAVAGVVGSKFRNAGQTCVCANRVYVQEGIYEPFIERFAQEVQKLKVGNGEEEGVDIGPLINEDAYEKVDQHVQDAVKHGATVVCGGSGSTSSGTYFYEPTILKNVSQSMIIMNEETFGPVAPIQSFKTQEEAVELANHSPYGLAAYFFTENLARGMRVAEGLEYGIVGWNDGLPAAAQAPFGGWKESGIGREGGRQGIEAFLETKYVSIHL; this is encoded by the coding sequence ATGAAGAAAGCAAAGCTATTTATTAATGGAGATTGGTGTGATCCTGTATCGTCCGATGAGGTTTTAACGATTCGTAATCCTGCCACTGGGGAGACAGTGGGAGAAGTAGCCTCGGCAGGTAAAGAGGATGTACAAAAAGCGATAGATGGAGCAAGTGAAGCGCTAGAGGGCTGGGCAAGACTAACGGCCAAGAAGCGTTCTGAACTTTTATATAAATGGTATCAACTCATTCTGGATCACCAAGAGGAGCTAGCCCATTGCATTACTAAGGAGATGGGTAAGCCCTACAAGGAAGCACAGGGTGAGGTTGTGTATGCGGCTGGGTTTGTCGAATGGTATGCGGAGGAAGGAAAGCGGGTATACGGTGAAACGATACCTGCTGGAGACCAAGACAAGCGTATCCTAGTTCTAAAGCAGCCTGTAGGTGTAGTGGCAGCCATTACACCATGGAATTTCCCGGCAGCAATGATCACACGGAAAATAGCACCAGCCTTAGCGGCAGGCTGTACGGTGGTAATTAAGCCTTCTAGTGATACTCCTTTGACGGCAGTAAGGTTAATGGAGCTAGCCCAGGAGGCAGGCTTCCCAAGGGGAGTGATACAGCTGACACCGGGCTCTGCCTCTGCGTTTTCAGAGACCTGTATGAAGGATGAAAGGGTTCGAAAGGTCACGTTTACCGGATCAACAGAGGTTGGTAAAATCCTGATGGAGCAAGGCTCTGAGCAGCTAAAGAAACTTTCCCTAGAGCTGGGAGGTCACGCTCCATTAATCGTTTTCGATGATGCGGATCTAGACAAGGCTGTGGCAGGAGTGGTTGGCTCCAAGTTCCGTAACGCTGGCCAGACCTGTGTGTGTGCGAATCGGGTCTACGTTCAAGAAGGGATTTATGAGCCATTTATTGAACGGTTTGCTCAGGAGGTACAGAAGCTTAAGGTTGGGAATGGAGAGGAAGAAGGAGTCGATATTGGTCCCCTCATTAATGAAGATGCCTATGAAAAAGTCGATCAGCACGTTCAGGATGCTGTAAAGCATGGAGCAACTGTGGTTTGCGGAGGTTCAGGGTCAACCTCCTCGGGAACGTACTTTTATGAGCCTACCATCCTTAAAAACGTGTCTCAGTCTATGATTATTATGAATGAGGAAACCTTTGGTCCTGTTGCGCCGATCCAATCCTTTAAGACTCAAGAGGAAGCCGTAGAACTGGCTAATCATTCTCCTTACGGCTTGGCTGCCTACTTTTTCACGGAAAATCTAGCTCGTGGAATGCGAGTAGCTGAAGGGCTGGAATATGGAATAGTGGGCTGGAACGAT
- a CDS encoding chromate transporter, which produces MLYWHIFLAFFIPGIVGYGGGPSSIPLIQIEVVNRYGWLTNDQFGELLALGNALPGPIATKMAGYIGYEVGGWFGSFMALFATVAPTLLAMILLLGLLYKFKDSPKVKKMTGLIRPTIAVLLGVLAYEFFFSSWEDSGTLQTIFIGGASLLLMEQWKVHPAFVILGALVYGAIFLS; this is translated from the coding sequence CTGTTGTACTGGCACATCTTTTTAGCTTTTTTTATACCGGGGATTGTTGGTTATGGTGGAGGTCCTTCATCTATTCCCCTCATTCAAATTGAGGTGGTTAATCGTTATGGTTGGCTGACGAATGATCAATTTGGTGAGCTTCTGGCTCTGGGAAATGCATTGCCTGGTCCTATCGCAACGAAAATGGCGGGTTATATCGGCTATGAGGTAGGAGGCTGGTTTGGCTCCTTCATGGCTTTATTTGCTACAGTTGCACCAACCTTATTGGCTATGATTTTATTATTAGGACTTTTATATAAGTTTAAGGATTCACCAAAGGTCAAAAAAATGACGGGACTGATTCGTCCTACGATTGCTGTTTTATTAGGCGTTTTAGCGTATGAGTTCTTTTTTAGCTCTTGGGAGGATTCAGGGACTCTTCAAACGATTTTTATCGGGGGAGCTAGCTTGCTGCTGATGGAACAATGGAAGGTACACCCTGCGTTTGTGATTCTAGGTGCTCTGGTTTACGGAGCAATCTTTCTGAGCTAA
- a CDS encoding chromate transporter: MDFKLQRDIFIAFFRSSMLGYGGGPSTIPLVHKEVVEQYKWMDDNEFSDVLALGNTLPGPINTKMSGYIGYRVGGIVGLLNATIATVLPTVILMIVLIGFLASLRDSPIVQGMTQAIGPVVGVMLLTLAYSFFKQSQKGLGWTATILLGVISLVSYQFLHLHPAILIGVLLIYGLLSGAKKPEQAKVEQKKE; encoded by the coding sequence ATGGATTTTAAGCTACAAAGAGATATTTTTATCGCTTTTTTCCGCTCCTCTATGCTGGGCTATGGAGGGGGACCCTCAACAATCCCTTTGGTCCATAAAGAGGTTGTCGAGCAATATAAATGGATGGACGACAATGAGTTCAGCGATGTCTTAGCATTAGGCAATACGCTACCGGGTCCTATTAATACGAAGATGTCTGGCTATATCGGCTATCGTGTAGGAGGCATCGTTGGGCTACTTAACGCTACGATTGCAACCGTACTACCTACTGTCATTTTAATGATTGTTCTTATAGGGTTTCTAGCTTCGCTAAGGGATTCTCCTATCGTTCAGGGCATGACGCAAGCGATTGGACCTGTGGTAGGAGTGATGCTTCTAACACTAGCGTATTCTTTTTTCAAGCAATCACAAAAAGGTCTAGGCTGGACCGCAACTATATTGTTAGGGGTTATTAGTTTAGTGTCTTATCAATTTCTACACTTACACCCTGCCATTCTGATTGGTGTGTTACTTATCTATGGATTGCTAAGTGGGGCGAAAAAACCTGAACAAGCTAAAGTGGAGCAGAAAAAGGAGTAA